One genomic segment of Streptomyces sp. NBC_00239 includes these proteins:
- a CDS encoding tRNA adenosine deaminase-associated protein, translating to MYFAALLARTEDGWEASDTDLDDVETLSDLTELARDASPDEDTVLVFIEQEDVWFGIVRVDGEEDPRIFLSDASAAARSSYGEILLTDELLGRDPGAEDDELEELVDLDGTEDGESEPPTGEEGYEDELHEDADTAAEAVPTGPIGDLQILADLGMSQRDLLALSSDALGEIADALGASEVLETVR from the coding sequence GTGTACTTCGCCGCACTGCTCGCGCGCACCGAAGACGGGTGGGAAGCGAGCGACACGGATCTCGACGACGTCGAGACGCTGTCCGATCTGACCGAACTGGCCCGTGATGCCTCGCCCGACGAGGACACGGTCCTCGTCTTCATCGAGCAGGAGGACGTCTGGTTCGGCATCGTCCGGGTCGACGGTGAGGAGGACCCCCGCATCTTTCTGTCGGACGCCTCCGCCGCGGCCCGCAGTTCCTACGGGGAGATCCTGCTGACCGACGAACTCCTCGGCCGCGACCCCGGCGCCGAGGACGACGAGTTGGAAGAACTCGTCGACCTCGACGGCACGGAGGACGGCGAATCCGAGCCGCCCACCGGGGAAGAGGGCTACGAAGACGAACTCCACGAGGACGCGGACACGGCCGCCGAGGCCGTGCCCACCGGACCGATCGGGGATCTGCAGATCCTCGCCGACCTCGGCATGTCCCAGCGGGACCTGCTGGCACTGAGCTCCGACGCGCTCGGCGAGATCGCCGACGCGCTGGGCGCCTCCGAGGTCCTGGAGACCGTCCGCTAG
- the upp gene encoding uracil phosphoribosyltransferase, with translation MRIHVVDHPLVAHKLTTLRDKRTDSPTFRRLADELVTLLAYEATRDVRTERADIETPVGPTTGVKLSYPRPLVVPILRAGLGMLDGMVRLLPTAEVGFLGMVRNEETLEASTYATRMPEDLSGRQVYVVDPMLATGGTLVAAIQELIKRGADDVTAVVLLAAPEGVEVMERELAGTPVTVVTAAVDERLNENGYIVPGLGDAGDRMYGSAE, from the coding sequence ATGCGGATCCATGTCGTCGACCACCCGCTGGTGGCGCACAAACTGACCACCCTGCGCGACAAGCGCACCGACTCCCCGACCTTCCGTCGGCTCGCGGACGAGCTGGTGACCCTGCTCGCGTACGAGGCGACCCGGGACGTGCGCACCGAGCGGGCCGACATCGAGACCCCGGTCGGCCCGACGACCGGCGTGAAGCTGTCGTACCCGCGTCCGCTCGTGGTGCCGATCCTGCGGGCCGGCCTGGGCATGCTCGACGGCATGGTCCGGCTGCTGCCGACCGCCGAGGTGGGCTTCCTGGGCATGGTGCGCAACGAGGAGACCCTGGAGGCCTCCACGTACGCGACCCGGATGCCCGAGGACCTCTCCGGCCGCCAGGTCTACGTCGTGGACCCGATGCTGGCGACCGGCGGCACCCTCGTGGCGGCGATCCAGGAGCTGATCAAGCGCGGCGCGGACGACGTGACCGCCGTGGTGCTGCTGGCCGCGCCGGAGGGCGTCGAGGTCATGGAGCGCGAGCTCGCGGGCACGCCGGTGACCGTCGTGACGGCCGCCGTCGACGAGCGCCTCAACGAGAACGGCTACATCGTCCCGGGCCTCGGCGACGCCGGCGACCGGATGTACGGCTCCGCCGAGTAG
- a CDS encoding LytR C-terminal domain-containing protein, whose translation MSMLTPPGMGGKYRVTGTAYPRMRRPRRRRIVLAVLGSVLALGLLGYGTLQLIDVFRGDTDKHTAAGHKANCVQGAKGKPAASAVPVKALPRPGQITVNVYNATPRSGLAKSVGDELRKRGFRVGKVGNAPAGFDKKVPGTGILLGSPRTDQALFAVLGTQLAGAGRQTDAREGADVDLILGTAFKQLNTKEDADRAMAALAKPAPAPSSKC comes from the coding sequence ATGAGCATGCTCACTCCCCCCGGCATGGGCGGAAAGTACCGCGTCACCGGGACCGCCTATCCCCGCATGCGCCGCCCCCGTCGCCGTCGGATCGTGCTCGCGGTACTCGGCTCGGTCCTCGCACTCGGTCTGCTCGGTTACGGGACGCTGCAGCTCATCGACGTGTTCCGGGGCGATACCGATAAGCACACGGCCGCGGGACACAAAGCGAACTGCGTCCAGGGCGCCAAGGGAAAACCCGCCGCGTCCGCCGTTCCCGTAAAAGCCCTGCCCCGGCCGGGCCAGATCACGGTCAACGTCTACAACGCGACTCCGCGCAGCGGGCTGGCGAAATCCGTGGGCGACGAACTCAGGAAACGCGGCTTCCGCGTCGGCAAGGTCGGCAATGCCCCGGCCGGCTTCGACAAGAAGGTGCCCGGCACCGGCATACTGCTCGGCTCCCCCCGGACCGACCAGGCGCTGTTCGCCGTGCTCGGCACCCAGCTCGCCGGCGCCGGCCGGCAGACCGACGCGCGCGAGGGCGCGGACGTCGACCTGATCCTCGGCACGGCGTTCAAGCAGCTCAACACGAAGGAGGACGCGGACCGGGCCATGGCCGCGCTGGCCAAGCCCGCTCCCGCGCCCTCCTCGAAGTGCTGA
- a CDS encoding type II toxin-antitoxin system VapB family antitoxin, which translates to MIFKRIGNGRPYPDHGRESVRQWADVAPRPVRLDQLVTTKGQLDLETLLAEDSTFYGDLFAHVVKWQGDLYLEDGLHRAVRAALQQRQVLHARVLELG; encoded by the coding sequence GTGATCTTCAAGCGCATCGGAAACGGGCGGCCCTACCCCGACCACGGCCGGGAAAGCGTCCGGCAGTGGGCGGACGTCGCGCCGCGCCCGGTCCGGCTCGACCAGCTCGTGACCACCAAGGGACAGCTGGACCTCGAGACGCTGCTCGCCGAGGACTCCACCTTCTACGGCGACCTCTTCGCGCACGTCGTGAAGTGGCAGGGCGACCTCTACCTGGAGGACGGCCTGCACCGCGCCGTGCGCGCCGCGCTGCAACAGCGCCAGGTGCTGCACGCCCGCGTCCTCGAACTGGGCTGA
- a CDS encoding helicase HerA-like domain-containing protein has product MNGTTPSADRPGEQIATAKIAEGYAFTGPALDLGALLWDGVCLPDLQIRIPLAMLNRHGLVAGATGTGKTKTLQLIAEQLSEQGVPVFLADIKGDVSGISAPGASNDRIAERARDVAQQWTPAGFPCEFYSLGGIGPGIPVRATVTGFGPVLMSKVLQLNQTQEQSLGLVFHYADAKGLELIDLKDLRAVVAFLVSDRGKAELKGIGGLSTVTAGVILRALTAFEQQGAGEFFGEPEFDTSEFLRTGPGGRGLVSILELPAVQDKPQLFSTFLMWLLADLFDDLPEVGDLEQPKLVFFFDEAHLLFNGASKAFLESITQTVRLIRSKGIGIFFVTQTPKDVPADVLAQLGNRVQHALRAFTPDDAKALKATVRTFPHSDYDLEELLTQLGTGEAVVTVLSEKGAPTPVAATRLRAPRSLMGPIEEPALEQAVKASPLYLRYAQPVDRESAYEKISAEQAAAERAAEAAAAAAEAEKQAEAAERAEAKATRAGKAAPEDRSLAEQVVGSGVFRSLARSIGTQLGREISRSIFGTARRRR; this is encoded by the coding sequence ATGAATGGAACCACCCCGTCAGCCGACCGCCCGGGCGAACAGATCGCCACGGCCAAGATCGCGGAGGGTTATGCCTTCACCGGCCCGGCGCTCGATCTGGGTGCGCTGCTGTGGGACGGGGTCTGCCTCCCGGACCTGCAGATCCGCATTCCGCTGGCGATGCTCAACCGGCACGGGCTGGTGGCGGGCGCGACCGGCACCGGCAAGACGAAGACCCTCCAGCTGATCGCCGAGCAGCTGTCGGAGCAGGGCGTTCCGGTCTTCCTCGCGGACATCAAGGGAGATGTGTCGGGGATCTCGGCGCCCGGCGCGTCGAACGACCGGATCGCGGAGCGGGCCCGGGACGTGGCGCAGCAGTGGACGCCGGCCGGCTTCCCCTGCGAGTTCTACTCGCTGGGCGGCATCGGCCCCGGTATTCCGGTGCGGGCGACCGTGACCGGCTTCGGCCCGGTGCTGATGTCGAAGGTGCTCCAGCTCAACCAGACGCAGGAGCAGTCGCTCGGGCTGGTCTTCCACTACGCCGACGCCAAGGGTCTGGAGCTGATCGACCTCAAGGACCTGCGGGCGGTGGTCGCCTTTCTCGTGTCCGACCGCGGAAAGGCGGAGCTGAAGGGAATCGGCGGGCTGTCCACGGTGACCGCGGGCGTGATCCTGCGCGCGCTCACCGCATTCGAGCAGCAGGGCGCCGGGGAATTCTTCGGGGAGCCGGAATTCGACACCTCCGAATTCCTGCGGACCGGGCCGGGCGGGCGGGGTCTGGTGTCCATACTCGAACTCCCCGCGGTGCAGGACAAGCCGCAGCTGTTCTCGACGTTCCTGATGTGGCTGCTGGCGGACCTGTTCGACGACCTGCCCGAGGTCGGCGATCTGGAGCAGCCGAAGCTGGTCTTCTTCTTCGACGAGGCGCACCTGCTCTTCAACGGTGCGTCGAAGGCGTTCCTGGAATCCATCACGCAGACGGTCCGCCTGATCCGCTCGAAGGGCATCGGGATCTTCTTCGTGACGCAGACCCCGAAGGACGTGCCCGCGGACGTGCTGGCGCAGCTCGGCAACCGGGTGCAGCACGCGCTGCGCGCCTTCACCCCGGACGACGCGAAGGCCCTCAAGGCCACCGTGCGGACCTTTCCGCACTCGGACTACGACCTGGAGGAGCTGCTCACCCAGCTGGGCACCGGCGAGGCGGTGGTCACGGTGCTGAGCGAGAAGGGCGCGCCGACGCCGGTCGCGGCGACCCGGTTGCGGGCCCCGCGATCGCTGATGGGGCCGATCGAAGAGCCCGCGCTGGAGCAGGCGGTGAAGGCCTCGCCGCTGTACTTGCGGTACGCGCAGCCGGTGGACCGGGAGTCGGCGTACGAGAAGATCAGCGCCGAGCAGGCGGCGGCGGAACGGGCGGCCGAGGCGGCGGCCGCTGCGGCGGAGGCCGAGAAGCAGGCCGAGGCGGCGGAGCGGGCGGAGGCGAAGGCGACGCGGGCGGGGAAGGCGGCGCCCGAGGACCGGTCGCTGGCGGAGCAGGTGGTGGGCAGCGGGGTGTTCCGTTCGCTGGCGCGGTCCATCGGCACGCAGCTGGGGCGGGAGATCTCCCGGTCGATCTTCGGCACGGCGCGGCGGCGGCGCTGA
- a CDS encoding cupin domain-containing protein, translated as MSEKNSTQTAPHLTRAATAEALYDAPGSLITLLADSDTTGGALTCNTAHFEEGAAGAPAHFHTRATEFFFVTSGRLEVLLGEEILTLGKGDFLAVPPGTPHAFAPAPGTGAEVFVGFTPGMDRFDYYRLLGRVNAGEATFQDIRDSSEQYDNHYVDSVVWRERRSADA; from the coding sequence ATGAGCGAGAAGAACAGCACGCAGACCGCCCCGCACCTGACCCGCGCCGCCACCGCGGAGGCCCTCTACGACGCCCCCGGCAGCCTGATCACCCTGCTCGCCGACTCGGACACCACCGGTGGGGCGCTGACCTGCAACACCGCTCACTTCGAGGAGGGCGCGGCCGGCGCCCCGGCGCACTTCCACACCCGCGCCACCGAGTTCTTCTTCGTCACCTCCGGCCGCCTGGAGGTGCTCCTCGGCGAGGAGATCCTGACCCTGGGCAAGGGCGACTTCCTGGCGGTGCCGCCGGGCACCCCGCACGCCTTCGCCCCGGCCCCCGGGACCGGCGCCGAGGTGTTCGTCGGCTTCACGCCCGGCATGGACCGCTTCGACTACTACCGGCTGCTCGGCCGGGTGAACGCGGGCGAGGCCACCTTCCAGGACATCCGGGACTCGTCAGAGCAGTACGACAACCACTACGTGGACAGCGTCGTCTGGCGCGAGCGCCGCAGCGCCGACGCGTAG
- the opcA gene encoding glucose-6-phosphate dehydrogenase assembly protein OpcA translates to MKTELTDTTSSKVNAALLDARRAIGSPTMGMVLTLLVVTDEENAYDAVKAASEASREHPCRIIAVIKRHGRAHRRLTPTRLDAELRVGSDAGTGEIILLRLHGELTSHAGPVVLPLLLPDAPVVAWWPADAPAGLGRDELGSLAQRRITDAYASLDPLRELTARADSYAPGDTDLAWTRLTPWRSLLAAALDQKPAAVTGAAVESEADNPSAELLASWLAERLAVPVERVVTDGPVITRVRLQTAQGEITVDRPSGALATLGVPGQPDRRVALKIRSTAELIAEELRRLTADETYASALRRSRQTTLST, encoded by the coding sequence ATGAAGACCGAACTCACCGACACGACGTCCAGCAAGGTCAACGCGGCCCTGCTCGATGCCCGCCGCGCCATCGGCAGCCCCACCATGGGCATGGTCCTCACCCTGCTCGTGGTCACCGACGAGGAGAACGCCTACGACGCGGTCAAGGCCGCGTCCGAGGCCTCGCGCGAGCACCCGTGCCGGATCATCGCCGTCATCAAGCGGCACGGGCGAGCCCACCGCCGGCTCACGCCCACCCGGCTCGACGCCGAGCTGCGGGTCGGCTCGGACGCCGGCACCGGTGAGATCATCCTGCTGCGCCTGCACGGCGAGCTGACCTCGCACGCCGGCCCGGTGGTCCTGCCGCTGCTGCTGCCCGACGCGCCGGTGGTGGCCTGGTGGCCCGCCGACGCCCCCGCGGGCCTCGGGCGCGACGAGCTCGGCAGTCTGGCCCAGCGCCGGATCACCGACGCGTACGCCTCCCTGGACCCGCTGCGGGAGCTGACCGCGCGGGCCGACTCGTACGCGCCCGGCGACACCGACCTGGCGTGGACCCGGCTGACCCCCTGGCGCTCGCTGCTCGCGGCCGCCCTCGACCAGAAGCCGGCGGCCGTGACCGGCGCCGCCGTCGAGAGCGAGGCGGACAACCCCAGCGCCGAGCTGCTCGCCTCCTGGCTGGCCGAACGGCTCGCCGTGCCCGTGGAGCGGGTGGTCACCGACGGGCCGGTCATCACCCGGGTGCGGCTGCAGACCGCGCAGGGCGAGATCACGGTGGACCGCCCGTCCGGCGCGCTCGCCACCCTCGGGGTCCCGGGCCAGCCGGACCGCCGGGTCGCCCTGAAGATCCGCTCCACCGCGGAACTGATCGCGGAGGAGCTGCGCCGGCTGACGGCCGACGAGACCTACGCGTCGGCGCTGCGGCGCTCGCGCCAGACGACGCTGTCCACGTAG
- a CDS encoding HhH-GPD-type base excision DNA repair protein: MDKKAGITMRLAQQPDADALLARSPLAALVGMLLDQQVPMEWAFSGPYTIATRLGADDLDAHVIAAYDPEAFAALLSEKPAVHRYPGSMAKRVQQLCQYLVEHYGGDAAAVWADAATGTELLGRLKDLPGFGQQKAQIFLALLGKQFGVRPRGWRTAAGAYGEDGCYRSAADITGPESLAKVREYKQAAKQAAKAAKAAGA; the protein is encoded by the coding sequence ATGGACAAGAAGGCAGGCATCACCATGCGGCTGGCACAGCAGCCGGACGCCGACGCGCTGCTCGCCCGCAGCCCGCTGGCGGCCCTGGTCGGCATGCTGCTCGACCAGCAGGTCCCCATGGAGTGGGCGTTCTCCGGCCCGTACACCATCGCCACCCGGCTGGGAGCGGACGATCTGGACGCGCACGTGATCGCCGCGTACGACCCGGAGGCCTTCGCGGCGCTGCTCTCGGAGAAGCCGGCCGTGCACCGCTACCCGGGCTCGATGGCCAAGCGCGTCCAGCAGCTGTGCCAGTACCTGGTCGAGCACTACGGCGGCGACGCGGCCGCCGTGTGGGCGGACGCCGCTACGGGTACGGAGCTGCTCGGACGGCTGAAGGACCTGCCGGGCTTCGGGCAGCAGAAGGCCCAGATCTTCCTGGCGCTGCTGGGGAAGCAGTTCGGCGTTCGGCCGCGCGGGTGGCGGACCGCCGCCGGGGCGTACGGCGAGGACGGCTGCTATCGCTCGGCGGCCGACATCACCGGCCCCGAGTCGCTGGCGAAGGTACGGGAGTACAAGCAGGCGGCGAAGCAGGCCGCGAAAGCCGCCAAGGCCGCCGGGGCCTGA
- a CDS encoding VOC family protein: protein MSEFPEGAPCWVDAMFSDVEGAKAFYGDVLGWTFGESSSEYGNYTQAYADGKAVAAVVPPMPGAEGQSAWCLYFASPDARATAEKVKAAGGEVLMEPMEVGTFGSMMLGKEPSGAVFGIWQPGDHKGFEKMGEPGSFAWAELFTRDPATADAFLASVFPFGAQKMDDEVMDYKVFHVGGKDNMVLGRMVMDKDFPAEVPPYICVYFAVGDCDGAVKRATDRGAKLQFGPMDSPFGRFAALTDPQGANFSVIDLSTTVGDMPAMKDA, encoded by the coding sequence ATGTCTGAATTCCCGGAAGGCGCCCCGTGCTGGGTGGACGCCATGTTCAGCGACGTGGAGGGCGCCAAGGCCTTCTACGGCGACGTACTGGGCTGGACCTTCGGTGAGAGCTCCAGCGAGTACGGCAACTACACGCAGGCCTACGCGGACGGCAAGGCGGTGGCCGCCGTCGTGCCCCCGATGCCGGGCGCGGAGGGCCAGTCCGCCTGGTGTCTGTACTTCGCCTCGCCCGATGCCCGGGCGACGGCGGAGAAGGTGAAGGCGGCGGGCGGCGAGGTGCTGATGGAGCCGATGGAGGTCGGCACGTTCGGCTCGATGATGCTCGGCAAGGAGCCGAGCGGCGCGGTGTTCGGGATCTGGCAGCCCGGTGACCACAAGGGCTTCGAGAAGATGGGCGAGCCGGGGTCCTTCGCCTGGGCCGAGCTGTTCACGCGGGACCCGGCGACGGCGGACGCGTTCCTCGCGTCGGTCTTCCCGTTCGGGGCGCAGAAGATGGACGACGAGGTGATGGACTACAAGGTCTTCCACGTCGGGGGCAAGGACAACATGGTCCTCGGCCGGATGGTCATGGACAAGGACTTCCCGGCCGAGGTGCCGCCGTACATCTGCGTGTACTTCGCCGTGGGCGACTGCGACGGCGCGGTGAAGCGTGCCACGGACCGCGGGGCGAAGCTCCAGTTCGGGCCGATGGACAGCCCCTTCGGGCGGTTCGCGGCGCTCACCGACCCGCAGGGCGCGAACTTCTCGGTCATCGACCTGTCGACGACCGTCGGCGACATGCCCGCGATGAAGGACGCGTAG
- a CDS encoding helix-turn-helix transcriptional regulator yields the protein MVRPTRVTNAIRALRAAAGEMTQAELADRVGVTRQTVIAIEKGRYSPSLELAFQIARVFRVPLDEVFHYPDAATGGAGGSSGTTDTTGAGS from the coding sequence GTGGTGAGGCCGACCCGCGTCACGAACGCGATCAGGGCGCTGCGGGCCGCCGCCGGCGAGATGACCCAGGCGGAACTCGCGGACCGGGTCGGGGTGACCCGGCAGACCGTCATCGCCATCGAGAAGGGCCGCTACTCGCCCTCGCTGGAGCTGGCCTTCCAGATCGCCCGGGTGTTCCGGGTCCCGCTGGACGAGGTCTTCCACTACCCGGACGCCGCGACCGGCGGCGCCGGCGGCTCTTCAGGCACCACCGACACCACAGGGGCGGGCTCATGA
- a CDS encoding NAD(P)-dependent alcohol dehydrogenase, which produces MKAIVQDVYGTADVLELREVPRPAARPGEVLVRVQAAAVDAGVWHLMTGLPYLLRLMGFGLRAPKVPVRGRDVAGRVEAVGAGVTRFRPGDEVFGICEGSFAEYACAPEDRFVTRPDTLTPAQAAALPISGLTALQALRDAGRVRRGQRVLVIGAGGGVGTYAVQLAKDAGAHVTGVCSTAKADLVRSLGADEVVDYTREDVTDGTRRYDLVLDIAGNRPLSALRRALVPRGTLVIVGGEGGGRWLGGTDRTLRAVLLSPFVRHRLRGLVSSERADDIRRLAELAGEGRLTPVLDRTYPLAQTPEAIRRAQSGAAHGKVVVTP; this is translated from the coding sequence ATGAAGGCGATCGTGCAGGACGTGTACGGGACCGCGGACGTGCTGGAACTGCGCGAGGTGCCGCGGCCGGCCGCGCGGCCCGGCGAGGTGCTCGTCCGGGTGCAGGCGGCCGCCGTCGACGCCGGAGTCTGGCACCTCATGACCGGACTGCCGTACCTGCTGCGGCTGATGGGCTTCGGGCTGCGCGCCCCCAAGGTGCCCGTCCGGGGCCGCGACGTCGCGGGCCGGGTCGAGGCGGTCGGTGCGGGCGTGACGCGGTTCCGGCCGGGCGACGAGGTGTTCGGCATCTGCGAGGGGTCCTTCGCCGAGTACGCGTGCGCCCCCGAGGACCGGTTCGTGACGCGGCCGGACACCCTCACCCCGGCCCAGGCCGCGGCCCTGCCCATCTCAGGCCTCACCGCCCTCCAGGCCCTGCGCGACGCCGGCCGGGTCCGCCGGGGGCAGCGGGTCCTGGTCATCGGCGCGGGCGGCGGCGTGGGCACGTACGCGGTGCAGCTGGCCAAGGACGCCGGCGCCCACGTCACCGGCGTGTGCAGCACGGCCAAGGCGGACCTGGTGCGCTCGCTCGGCGCCGACGAGGTCGTCGACTACACCCGCGAGGACGTCACCGACGGCACCCGCCGCTACGACCTCGTCCTCGACATCGCGGGCAACCGCCCGCTGTCCGCGCTGCGCCGGGCCCTGGTCCCGCGCGGCACGCTCGTGATCGTCGGCGGCGAGGGCGGCGGCCGCTGGCTGGGCGGCACGGACCGCACGCTCCGGGCCGTGCTGCTGTCCCCGTTCGTGCGCCACCGGCTGCGCGGCCTGGTCTCCTCGGAACGCGCGGACGACATCCGCCGACTCGCGGAACTGGCCGGCGAGGGCCGCCTCACCCCGGTCCTCGACCGTACGTACCCCCTGGCCCAGACACCCGAAGCCATCCGCCGGGCCCAGTCCGGCGCCGCCCACGGCAAGGTGGTCGTCACACCCTGA
- a CDS encoding DNA polymerase III subunit gamma and tau has translation MSSLALYRRYRPESFAEVIGQEHVTAPLMQALRNNRVNHAYLFSGPRGCGKTTSARILARCLNCEQGPTPTPCGECQSCRDLARNGPGSIDVIEIDAASHGGVDDARDLREKAFFGPASSRYKIYIIDEAHMVTSAGFNALLKVVEEPPEHLKFIFATTEPEKVIGTIRSRTHHYPFRLVPPGTLRDYLADVCGREQMGVEDGVLPLVVRAGAGSVRDSMSVMDQLLAGAATDTVTYAMATSLLGYTDGSLLDAVVDAFAAGDGAAAFEVVDRVIEGGNDPRRFVADLLERLRDLVILAAVPDAGAKGLIDAPVDVVERMQAQAAVFGAAELSRAADLVNTGLTEMRGATSPRLQLELICARVLLPAAFDDERSVQARLDRLERGAAAAGAGTAVGAGAFVAGGAAPAMGYVPGPEAHAMAPAPAGPGAGPAAARAAVRGPGAPAPAAQPPAAQPQAAAPAPAAVPEPAEAPAPAAPAPGAWPGAATPGAPAARPQAQPAPAAPAPGAWPGAAQPGSGAPAAAPAAPAAPAPGAWPGAAQPGAGAPAPAPAATPAPAAAAPVPAAAPSPGMAQGAGQVQAMWPGILEAVKNRRRFTWILLSQNAQVTGFDGTTVQLGFPNAGARDNFASSGSEEVLKAVLAEQFHVNWKIDAVVGGGGPAAPAAMSSYGAPAAPAYNPPPPAAPSAGAPAQPPAHQPGQQQGQHGPQGGPQHGQQPGGQHVQAPPQSAPQPPPVAPEDDIAEADDPDLVDSALTGHDLIVRELGATVVEEYTNE, from the coding sequence GTGTCGTCCCTTGCGCTGTACCGCCGCTACCGCCCCGAGTCGTTCGCCGAGGTCATCGGACAGGAGCATGTCACTGCCCCGCTGATGCAGGCCCTGCGAAACAACCGGGTCAATCACGCGTACCTGTTCAGCGGCCCGCGCGGCTGCGGCAAGACCACCAGCGCGCGCATCCTCGCCCGCTGCCTGAACTGTGAGCAAGGTCCCACTCCCACGCCCTGCGGCGAGTGCCAGTCCTGCCGCGACCTGGCCAGGAACGGCCCCGGGTCCATCGACGTCATCGAGATCGACGCCGCGTCGCACGGTGGTGTGGACGACGCCCGCGACCTGCGCGAGAAGGCCTTCTTCGGGCCCGCCTCCAGCCGGTACAAGATCTACATCATCGACGAGGCGCACATGGTCACCTCGGCGGGCTTCAACGCCCTGCTGAAGGTGGTCGAGGAGCCGCCGGAGCACCTCAAGTTCATCTTCGCCACGACGGAGCCGGAGAAGGTCATCGGGACCATCCGGTCCCGCACGCACCACTACCCGTTCCGGCTGGTGCCGCCCGGCACGCTCCGCGATTACCTCGCCGACGTCTGCGGGCGCGAGCAGATGGGCGTCGAGGACGGCGTGCTGCCGCTGGTCGTGCGCGCGGGCGCCGGCTCCGTCCGTGACTCCATGTCCGTCATGGACCAGCTGCTCGCCGGCGCGGCCACCGACACCGTGACGTACGCCATGGCGACCTCGCTCCTCGGATACACCGACGGCTCGCTGCTGGACGCGGTGGTCGACGCCTTCGCCGCCGGCGACGGCGCGGCGGCCTTCGAGGTCGTGGACCGGGTGATCGAGGGGGGCAACGACCCGCGCCGCTTCGTCGCCGACCTGCTGGAGCGGCTGCGCGACCTGGTGATCCTCGCGGCCGTGCCGGACGCCGGTGCGAAGGGGCTCATCGACGCCCCCGTGGACGTGGTCGAGCGGATGCAGGCGCAGGCCGCGGTCTTCGGCGCGGCCGAACTCTCCCGCGCCGCGGACCTGGTGAACACCGGTCTGACGGAGATGCGCGGGGCCACCTCGCCGCGGCTCCAGCTGGAGCTGATCTGCGCTCGCGTGCTGCTGCCCGCGGCCTTCGACGACGAGCGGTCCGTGCAGGCCCGCCTCGACCGCCTGGAGCGCGGCGCGGCCGCCGCGGGTGCGGGGACGGCCGTCGGCGCCGGTGCCTTCGTGGCCGGCGGCGCGGCTCCGGCCATGGGGTACGTACCCGGGCCCGAGGCGCACGCCATGGCGCCGGCGCCCGCCGGGCCCGGTGCCGGTCCGGCCGCCGCACGTGCGGCGGTACGGGGCCCCGGCGCGCCCGCTCCGGCCGCCCAGCCCCCCGCCGCGCAGCCGCAGGCCGCGGCTCCGGCACCCGCCGCCGTGCCCGAACCGGCCGAGGCACCCGCACCCGCCGCCCCGGCGCCTGGCGCCTGGCCCGGCGCCGCCACCCCGGGCGCCCCGGCGGCCCGGCCGCAGGCCCAGCCCGCACCCGCCGCTCCGGCCCCCGGGGCCTGGCCGGGCGCCGCCCAGCCGGGATCCGGCGCCCCCGCCGCGGCACCGGCAGCGCCCGCGGCACCCGCCCCCGGCGCCTGGCCCGGCGCCGCCCAGCCCGGCGCCGGTGCCCCCGCGCCCGCCCCGGCCGCGACGCCCGCCCCCGCGGCCGCCGCCCCCGTGCCCGCCGCCGCCCCGTCGCCCGGGATGGCCCAGGGCGCCGGGCAGGTGCAGGCGATGTGGCCGGGGATCCTGGAGGCAGTCAAGAACCGCCGCCGCTTCACCTGGATCCTGCTCAGCCAGAACGCCCAGGTCACCGGCTTCGACGGGACGACCGTCCAGCTCGGCTTCCCCAACGCCGGGGCCCGCGACAACTTCGCGAGCAGCGGCAGCGAGGAAGTGCTCAAGGCGGTGCTCGCCGAGCAGTTCCACGTGAACTGGAAGATCGACGCCGTTGTCGGCGGCGGCGGCCCGGCCGCCCCCGCGGCCATGTCCTCGTACGGGGCCCCGGCCGCGCCCGCCTACAACCCGCCCCCGCCGGCCGCCCCCTCGGCCGGCGCCCCCGCGCAGCCCCCCGCCCACCAGCCCGGGCAGCAGCAGGGGCAGCACGGCCCGCAGGGCGGCCCCCAGCACGGGCAGCAGCCCGGCGGTCAGCACGTGCAGGCCCCGCCGCAGTCCGCCCCGCAGCCGCCTCCCGTCGCCCCCGAGGACGACATCGCGGAGGCCGACGACCCGGACCTCGTGGACAGCGCGCTGACCGGTCACGACCTGATCGTGCGCGAGCTCGGGGCCACCGTCGTGGAGGAATATACGAACGAGTAG